A single window of Fervidobacterium sp. DNA harbors:
- a CDS encoding ribonuclease III: MQQEMLKESKSLEIFPEPSVNPNEMSTDSLAYIGDAVFNLYAKLHILTDTKVTELHKMANKYVSREGQSKILKTILPLLNEKEQGIVRRGINSKGAKKHGNDLRYKESTGFEALVGYLYLVDKVRLSYLLKEGLKWDEV, from the coding sequence TTGCAACAAGAAATGTTGAAAGAATCAAAATCGCTTGAAATATTTCCAGAACCAAGCGTTAATCCAAACGAAATGTCCACCGATTCACTGGCATATATAGGCGATGCAGTTTTCAATTTATACGCAAAGTTACATATTCTTACGGATACAAAAGTAACTGAACTGCACAAGATGGCAAACAAATATGTTTCACGTGAAGGACAAAGTAAAATATTGAAAACAATATTGCCTTTACTGAACGAAAAAGAGCAAGGAATTGTTCGTAGAGGGATCAACAGTAAAGGTGCAAAGAAACACGGTAATGATTTGCGGTACAAAGAAAGTACTGGATTTGAGGCGCTTGTAGGATATCTTTACCTTGTAGACAAGGTGAGACTTTCTTACCTTTTAAAGGAGGGACTTAAATGGGACGAAGTGTAA
- a CDS encoding DUF1667 domain-containing protein, with the protein MKKDEMVCIMCPLGCRLIVTLENDGEIIVTGNKCPRGIEYGRQEMTEPLRILTSSILVRNGDIPLVSVKTSKPIPRRLLADIMKILKSTVVEAPVSSGDVLIKNVLDTGADIIATRNVERIKIA; encoded by the coding sequence ATGAAAAAAGATGAAATGGTATGTATAATGTGTCCACTTGGATGCAGATTAATTGTTACCCTTGAAAATGATGGTGAAATAATTGTTACAGGTAACAAATGTCCCCGTGGAATAGAGTATGGACGACAAGAAATGACTGAACCCCTAAGAATACTCACATCAAGTATACTTGTGCGCAATGGGGATATTCCATTGGTTTCAGTAAAAACCTCAAAACCTATTCCGCGTAGACTTTTGGCTGACATTATGAAAATTTTGAAAAGTACAGTTGTTGAAGCACCCGTAAGTTCTGGAGATGTGTTAATAAAAAACGTGCTTGACACGGGAGCTGATATAATTGCAACAAGAAATGTTGAAAGAATCAAAATCGCTTGA
- a CDS encoding NAD(P)/FAD-dependent oxidoreductase yields MKEQTVDVLVIGAGAAGLGAAIGAAREGVNEVVIVERDERSGGILNQCIHNGFGLHYFREELTGPEYAERVKNIVKQYPNVIVKVEQYVHQIDYRRKEVVVVSTEGVTIYKPKTLVVATGARERPMGGILVPGTRPAGVFTAGVAQRFVNLENRLPGKKAIIVGSGDIGLIMARRLTLEGVEVVAVVERMPYPGGLERNIRQCLKDFNIPLYLSHTVVGIYGKERLEKVIIAQLDENFKPIPGTEKTFNVDTLVLSVGLIPQSTLFKDFLKIDPWTKGIVTSSSGRTSLNWIFAAGNCTVIYDLVDWVTEEGAIAGKFAAMYVKNNWEAAKFTVEKGQNVGILFPTWYEEGTNLNLYLRVKKPLEIGTIRVKQRNNLLYNKKHANLMPSEMINIKIPESRIGTGDITVEVVE; encoded by the coding sequence ATGAAAGAACAAACTGTTGACGTACTCGTTATAGGTGCCGGCGCCGCTGGACTTGGTGCTGCAATTGGTGCTGCCCGAGAAGGTGTTAATGAAGTGGTCATAGTAGAACGAGACGAACGAAGTGGAGGAATTTTGAATCAATGCATACACAACGGTTTTGGACTCCATTATTTCAGAGAAGAATTAACAGGACCAGAATATGCTGAAAGAGTTAAGAATATAGTTAAACAATATCCAAACGTAATCGTAAAAGTGGAACAATACGTTCATCAAATTGATTACAGGAGGAAAGAAGTTGTCGTCGTTTCAACAGAAGGTGTAACGATTTACAAACCCAAAACCCTTGTAGTCGCCACAGGAGCTAGAGAAAGACCCATGGGTGGTATATTAGTTCCGGGTACACGTCCAGCTGGTGTCTTCACCGCAGGTGTAGCACAGCGGTTTGTTAACTTAGAAAATAGACTCCCCGGTAAAAAAGCTATAATAGTAGGTTCAGGAGATATAGGACTTATCATGGCAAGAAGATTAACGTTAGAAGGTGTAGAAGTTGTAGCTGTCGTAGAACGGATGCCTTATCCTGGAGGACTTGAACGGAATATTAGACAATGTCTCAAAGATTTTAATATTCCACTTTACTTAAGTCATACAGTGGTTGGCATATACGGCAAGGAACGTCTTGAAAAAGTTATCATCGCTCAATTAGATGAAAATTTCAAACCTATACCAGGTACTGAAAAAACTTTTAATGTAGATACACTAGTTCTTTCAGTTGGTCTAATACCACAAAGTACACTCTTCAAGGATTTCTTAAAAATTGATCCTTGGACAAAAGGAATAGTAACGTCAAGTTCGGGTAGAACCTCTTTAAATTGGATATTTGCTGCAGGTAATTGCACAGTTATATATGATTTAGTTGACTGGGTTACCGAAGAAGGTGCCATCGCTGGTAAGTTTGCAGCTATGTATGTAAAGAATAACTGGGAAGCAGCCAAATTCACTGTTGAAAAAGGACAGAACGTTGGAATATTATTTCCAACATGGTATGAGGAAGGAACAAACTTGAATCTGTATCTTAGAGTAAAAAAACCTTTGGAGATTGGAACAATCAGAGTCAAACAAAGAAACAACCTACTCTACAACAAAAAGCATGCAAATTTAATGCCAAGTGAGATGATAAACATCAAAATTCCCGAGTCAAGAATTGGAACAGGAGACATTACTGTGGAGGTGGTAGAATGA
- a CDS encoding NAD(P)/FAD-dependent oxidoreductase, whose translation MKIGIIGSGVVGALIARELSRYDVEVLIFEKNSDVGMGITKANSAIIHAGYDDEPGTVRAKFCVPGNRMYTDLAKELQIDLKRIGSLVLAFKEEEVRILETLYKRGEENGVEGLEIWDRDKVLSHEPNVNPEVIAALWAPTAGITEPWMVSIAAVENAVENGAKLYLETEVVGIKTTSGRIEKLITNKGEFDVDVIINAAGIYADEIAKMAQATYVPLHPRKGEYILLDKQEFSGFVKSILFPTPSVLGKGTLVTPTVDGGILVGPTAVDLPPEREFREDTSTTFEGFESLMSKALKMTPLIDFRTSIKTFAGLRPESPQKDFFIGRTNIVGFFNAMAMRSPGLTAAPAIAKFMVEEIQEVLGETFIAKQDFKSTRERIKHYADLPTILWDEEIKKDPLAGKMICFCNKVTEREIIQAIRKGAKTVDSIKFRTRAMFGSCQGGFCMHRIMKILARELNVDLSEIRLRSEKSVILNGKVRGL comes from the coding sequence ATGAAAATTGGGATTATTGGTTCAGGAGTAGTTGGGGCATTGATAGCCCGTGAATTATCGCGTTATGATGTTGAAGTTTTGATCTTCGAAAAAAACAGTGACGTAGGGATGGGAATCACAAAAGCTAATTCGGCAATAATTCATGCGGGATATGATGACGAGCCTGGAACAGTGAGGGCAAAATTTTGCGTACCTGGCAACAGGATGTACACGGATCTTGCAAAAGAATTGCAGATTGATTTAAAAAGAATTGGTTCTCTTGTTTTAGCATTCAAAGAGGAGGAAGTGAGAATTCTTGAAACTTTGTATAAACGTGGAGAAGAAAATGGTGTTGAAGGTCTTGAAATATGGGACAGAGACAAAGTACTTTCCCATGAACCAAACGTAAACCCCGAGGTTATAGCTGCTCTCTGGGCTCCAACAGCAGGTATCACTGAGCCTTGGATGGTCTCAATAGCAGCTGTCGAAAATGCAGTAGAAAACGGTGCCAAGCTCTATCTTGAAACCGAAGTTGTTGGTATAAAAACAACAAGTGGAAGGATAGAAAAATTGATAACAAATAAAGGAGAGTTTGACGTTGATGTTATCATAAATGCTGCTGGTATATACGCTGACGAGATCGCAAAAATGGCTCAAGCTACGTACGTTCCACTTCATCCAAGAAAAGGTGAATATATACTCCTAGACAAGCAAGAGTTTAGTGGATTTGTTAAAAGTATTCTCTTCCCAACACCATCTGTACTCGGTAAAGGTACTCTTGTAACTCCTACGGTGGATGGAGGGATACTTGTTGGTCCAACAGCTGTTGATCTTCCACCGGAACGTGAATTTAGAGAAGATACATCAACAACCTTCGAGGGATTCGAATCACTTATGTCTAAGGCGCTTAAAATGACTCCGCTTATAGATTTTCGTACATCAATTAAGACATTCGCAGGTCTTAGACCGGAAAGCCCACAAAAAGACTTTTTCATTGGTAGAACAAATATTGTTGGATTCTTCAATGCAATGGCGATGCGCTCACCTGGTTTAACAGCAGCTCCAGCGATAGCAAAGTTCATGGTAGAGGAGATACAAGAAGTGCTTGGTGAAACATTTATTGCAAAACAAGATTTTAAATCAACCAGAGAAAGAATAAAACATTATGCGGATTTACCAACAATATTATGGGACGAAGAAATTAAAAAAGATCCACTCGCCGGTAAAATGATCTGCTTTTGTAACAAAGTAACTGAACGCGAAATCATACAAGCAATAAGAAAGGGTGCAAAAACAGTTGATAGCATAAAGTTTAGGACGAGAGCGATGTTTGGTAGTTGTCAAGGTGGCTTTTGTATGCATCGAATTATGAAAATCCTTGCAAGAGAGCTTAATGTTGATCTATCTGAAATAAGACTTAGAAGCGAAAAAAGTGTTATCTTAAACGGGAAGGTGAGAGGGTTATGA
- the tmk gene encoding dTMP kinase, translating into MFVSFEGIDGCGKSTQVELFTEYLKSKNLDFVKVREPGGTELGEKIRQLLINQQMCARSELLLFLASRAQLVEEIIKPALRNKKVVVADRFAHSSLAYQGCGRELGIDTVQLLNDFATDKVYPDIVFFIDVSVDIAMSRIKNTQKDRIEREERDFWEKIRDCYIELAKKEAHFVIINGERDPESIHRDIVNSFENFYKKMELLNC; encoded by the coding sequence ATGTTTGTATCCTTTGAAGGTATAGATGGTTGTGGGAAAAGCACTCAGGTAGAGCTTTTTACTGAATACTTAAAATCTAAGAATCTGGATTTTGTAAAAGTAAGAGAACCTGGCGGAACAGAGCTTGGAGAGAAAATCAGACAACTGTTAATAAATCAACAAATGTGCGCAAGAAGTGAGTTATTACTTTTTCTTGCTTCAAGAGCACAGCTTGTTGAGGAAATTATAAAACCAGCCTTGAGAAATAAAAAAGTTGTTGTAGCTGATAGATTTGCCCACTCGAGTTTAGCTTATCAAGGATGTGGAAGAGAACTTGGAATAGATACTGTACAGTTGCTCAACGACTTCGCAACAGATAAAGTATATCCAGATATTGTTTTTTTCATAGATGTAAGTGTTGACATCGCGATGAGTAGAATAAAAAATACACAAAAAGATCGAATAGAAAGAGAGGAAAGAGATTTTTGGGAAAAAATAAGAGACTGCTACATTGAACTGGCAAAAAAGGAAGCACACTTTGTAATTATCAATGGCGAGCGTGATCCAGAGAGTATCCATAGGGACATAGTAAATAGTTTTGAGAATTTTTACAAAAAAATGGAACTTCTGAATTGTTAA
- the fliQ gene encoding flagellar biosynthesis protein FliQ, translating to MTLEVFIDVTKHAIQLLLILITPPLLVSLVVGILISIFQAATQIHEQTLTFAPRIIVVFLTLMLLFGWMIESMLEFMKDIIEKYISMI from the coding sequence ATGACACTAGAAGTTTTCATAGATGTAACGAAGCATGCTATTCAGTTGTTACTCATTCTAATAACACCTCCATTGCTTGTAAGCTTGGTGGTTGGTATTTTGATTAGCATCTTCCAAGCTGCCACTCAAATCCATGAGCAAACTCTTACGTTTGCTCCAAGAATCATCGTAGTTTTTTTGACTCTTATGCTTTTATTCGGATGGATGATTGAAAGCATGTTAGAATTTATGAAAGATATAATTGAAAAATATATAAGTATGATTTAA
- the fliP gene encoding flagellar type III secretion system pore protein FliP (The bacterial flagellar biogenesis protein FliP forms a type III secretion system (T3SS)-type pore required for flagellar assembly.) produces the protein MKRFVIFALIILLSSTLFPQEEAPIPGISIQVTPTQQPRDLVATLEILLVLTVLTLAPSILILFTSFTRIIIVFSFVRNALGTRQVPPNQVLIGLALILTFFIMQPTWNEINNTALQPYMDGKITYQDFFSRTMGSVRKFMINELVNHHNEDNVFTIAAALKQNVRKIEEASDSLLTAAFVLGEVEIGFKMGILIYIPFIVIDMVVASILLSLGMIMIPPVLVSLPFKILVFVLANGWESIIVSLVKSFAQ, from the coding sequence GTGAAAAGATTCGTAATTTTTGCGTTAATAATTCTATTATCTTCAACGCTTTTTCCTCAAGAAGAAGCACCAATTCCTGGAATTAGTATACAAGTCACACCAACACAACAGCCCAGAGATCTTGTAGCTACACTTGAAATACTATTAGTTTTAACTGTACTAACCTTAGCTCCAAGTATATTAATACTCTTTACTTCTTTCACCAGGATAATAATTGTGTTCTCGTTTGTAAGAAACGCACTTGGAACACGCCAGGTCCCACCGAACCAGGTACTTATAGGGTTGGCTTTGATATTGACTTTCTTCATAATGCAACCGACATGGAATGAAATAAACAACACAGCTTTACAACCATATATGGATGGTAAGATAACATATCAAGATTTTTTTTCAAGGACCATGGGAAGTGTTAGGAAATTTATGATAAACGAATTGGTTAACCACCATAACGAGGATAACGTGTTTACAATCGCAGCAGCACTGAAGCAAAACGTGAGAAAAATAGAGGAAGCTTCAGATTCTTTACTTACAGCTGCATTCGTCTTAGGTGAAGTGGAGATTGGATTTAAAATGGGGATATTAATCTATATACCGTTCATTGTAATCGATATGGTTGTTGCAAGTATATTACTTTCCTTAGGTATGATAATGATACCACCAGTACTTGTGTCGTTACCATTCAAAATACTTGTTTTTGTTTTAGCAAATGGCTGGGAATCGATAATTGTAAGCCTTGTCAAAAGTTTTGCTCAATAA
- a CDS encoding flagellar biosynthetic protein FliO codes for MTEEWDKIKEFISFFIGLLIFTALMLVTYWLVKRKLPNLVGGRFARVISKVYLDRNTYLALVRIFKEYYVLLISPGKAQIIKKLDTIEEGEIEQQEDFKNILHKYVGDKK; via the coding sequence TTGACTGAGGAGTGGGATAAAATAAAGGAATTTATAAGTTTCTTCATAGGGCTTTTGATTTTTACTGCTTTGATGTTAGTTACATACTGGCTTGTAAAAAGAAAGCTCCCCAATTTAGTTGGGGGGCGTTTTGCTAGGGTTATAAGTAAAGTTTATTTAGATAGGAATACATACCTTGCCTTAGTAAGAATATTCAAAGAATATTATGTTTTACTCATATCACCTGGAAAAGCACAAATTATAAAAAAACTTGACACCATAGAAGAAGGTGAAATTGAACAACAAGAAGATTTTAAAAATATCCTTCACAAATACGTTGGTGATAAAAAGTGA
- the cheY gene encoding chemotaxis protein CheY, producing MAKVLVVDDAAFMRMMLKDILTKAGHEVVGEAANGVEAVEKYKELKPDVVTMDITMPEMNGIDAIKEIKKFDPNATVIVCSAMGQQAMVIEAIQAGAKDFIVKPFQASRVVEAVQKVLK from the coding sequence ATGGCGAAAGTCTTAGTTGTTGATGATGCAGCATTTATGAGGATGATGCTGAAAGATATCCTTACAAAAGCAGGGCATGAAGTTGTTGGAGAAGCTGCAAACGGTGTAGAAGCGGTAGAAAAATATAAAGAACTCAAACCGGACGTTGTTACAATGGATATAACTATGCCTGAAATGAATGGAATCGATGCAATTAAAGAGATCAAGAAATTCGATCCTAACGCCACGGTAATTGTCTGCAGTGCTATGGGTCAACAAGCGATGGTTATAGAGGCTATACAAGCTGGTGCGAAAGATTTTATAGTAAAGCCATTCCAAGCGTCACGTGTAGTCGAAGCGGTACAAAAAGTTCTTAAGTAA
- a CDS encoding chemotaxis protein CheW: MDEIKEFEVLVFKALNQEMAIDVEMVEIVIDKTEITPVPRARKIIEGVINLRGKIIPVISLAMLLAGVESKNYKKIIITKVEDIEFGLMVDEVVGVLRTNTSELETNLGKMNTYGKKARGLIKKGARLIVYLNLEEIVKEIIGSEVA; the protein is encoded by the coding sequence ATGGATGAGATTAAAGAATTCGAAGTACTTGTTTTCAAAGCACTGAACCAAGAGATGGCAATAGATGTTGAGATGGTCGAGATCGTCATAGACAAAACTGAGATAACACCTGTACCTCGTGCCAGAAAAATAATAGAAGGTGTTATAAACTTGCGTGGTAAAATAATTCCGGTCATAAGCCTTGCTATGTTGTTGGCAGGTGTCGAGTCTAAAAATTATAAAAAGATAATAATTACAAAAGTAGAAGATATAGAATTTGGTCTCATGGTTGATGAAGTGGTTGGGGTTTTGAGAACGAATACTTCGGAACTTGAAACAAATCTTGGGAAGATGAATACGTACGGGAAAAAAGCAAGAGGATTGATCAAGAAAGGTGCAAGACTAATAGTTTATCTTAATTTGGAAGAAATAGTTAAAGAAATTATTGGTTCGGAGGTGGCATAA
- a CDS encoding chemotaxis protein CheA, with protein MGEFNEYLSVFIDETKEYIQLLNDSLLELEKNPSDVEQINRAFRALHTLKGMAGTMGFELLAKLCHRMENYLDAARAGNISISSDELDYLFAGLDYIEKMLNNIVNTGSDEIDEDVTGLVEIFERIASGEKVAKIKESVQGKEKEKAVTSAEVGPAIKLNESFTQEVINDVLSEAAKKGIPAYHIVVNLQEGTQLKSARMYMVFHTLEEIGVDIIHSIPSVEDIENEKFDLTVELIGIGKVSQEKIYDKIMGISEIKNVIVKPVKLEREKVNEEERKETEKEKSTEEQKRVKVTQTVRVDIEKLDNLMNLMGELVIARSRIADILKKYNIKEVDESLAQLSRITLDLQNVVMKVRMVPIEFVFNRFPRMVRDLSKNLGKEINFIMEGEETELDRTFVEVIGDPLVHLIRNAIDHGIETKEERIAHGKPPIGTVKLSARHEGNNVVIEVEDDGRGMSREKILRKAIERGLITEEKAAGLPDERIFEFIFLPGFSTKEQVSELSGRGVGMDVVKNTVEALNGTVSIESKIGKGTKVTIRLPLTLAIIQALLVKVNNYVYAIPISIIDSTLIITTEEIKVVQNEEVIVIRGEVIPIVKLWEVFGMEHEVSPKEMNVVVVKAGTRKYGLAVDTLIGQEDIVIKSLGKIFSDVKIFSGGATLGDGSIALILDVSNIVE; from the coding sequence ATGGGTGAGTTCAACGAATATCTTAGTGTTTTCATCGATGAGACAAAAGAGTACATTCAGCTGTTAAATGACTCGTTATTGGAACTCGAGAAAAATCCATCCGATGTTGAGCAGATCAACCGTGCGTTCCGTGCTTTGCACACATTAAAAGGTATGGCAGGTACTATGGGATTTGAGTTGTTAGCGAAGCTGTGTCACAGAATGGAAAATTATTTGGATGCTGCAAGAGCTGGAAATATATCAATAAGTAGCGATGAACTTGACTATCTTTTCGCGGGGCTTGATTATATTGAGAAGATGTTGAACAACATTGTTAACACTGGGTCAGATGAAATTGATGAAGATGTTACTGGACTTGTTGAAATATTTGAAAGGATTGCAAGTGGCGAGAAAGTTGCCAAAATTAAAGAATCAGTACAGGGAAAAGAAAAGGAAAAGGCTGTAACTTCTGCTGAAGTTGGACCGGCTATTAAGTTAAATGAAAGTTTTACTCAGGAAGTTATAAATGATGTACTTTCTGAGGCTGCCAAGAAAGGTATACCTGCCTATCACATAGTAGTTAACCTTCAAGAAGGTACACAATTAAAGTCTGCAAGGATGTACATGGTATTCCATACACTTGAGGAGATAGGTGTTGACATAATACACTCTATACCTTCTGTTGAAGATATTGAAAATGAAAAATTTGACTTGACTGTTGAACTCATAGGAATTGGCAAGGTATCACAAGAAAAGATTTACGACAAGATCATGGGTATATCAGAGATAAAGAATGTAATAGTTAAACCTGTAAAGCTTGAAAGAGAAAAAGTGAATGAAGAGGAAAGAAAAGAAACTGAAAAGGAAAAAAGTACTGAAGAACAAAAAAGGGTAAAAGTAACCCAGACGGTGAGAGTTGATATAGAGAAACTTGATAATTTAATGAATCTTATGGGAGAATTGGTAATAGCTAGAAGTAGAATAGCAGATATACTTAAAAAGTACAATATCAAGGAAGTTGATGAATCACTTGCTCAACTGAGTCGTATAACGCTTGATCTGCAAAATGTTGTTATGAAAGTTAGAATGGTTCCTATTGAATTTGTGTTCAACCGATTCCCAAGGATGGTTAGAGATTTGTCAAAGAATCTTGGAAAAGAGATTAATTTCATCATGGAGGGTGAGGAGACAGAGCTTGATAGAACATTTGTAGAAGTAATAGGTGATCCATTAGTTCATCTAATTAGAAATGCCATAGACCACGGTATAGAAACAAAAGAAGAGAGAATCGCTCATGGAAAACCACCAATAGGAACTGTTAAGTTGTCTGCAAGGCACGAAGGAAATAACGTAGTCATAGAAGTAGAAGATGATGGACGCGGAATGAGTAGAGAAAAAATATTGAGAAAAGCAATTGAAAGAGGTTTAATAACTGAGGAAAAAGCTGCGGGCCTACCTGATGAAAGAATATTTGAATTCATATTCCTACCTGGGTTCTCAACGAAAGAGCAGGTAAGTGAACTTTCAGGTAGGGGCGTTGGAATGGATGTTGTAAAAAACACGGTAGAAGCTCTCAACGGTACCGTATCAATTGAAAGTAAAATTGGTAAAGGAACAAAGGTTACCATCAGACTTCCATTGACACTTGCCATAATACAGGCTTTGCTTGTAAAAGTAAATAATTACGTTTATGCTATACCCATTTCAATAATCGATAGTACGTTGATAATAACTACAGAAGAAATAAAAGTTGTCCAAAACGAGGAAGTTATTGTTATACGAGGAGAGGTAATACCTATAGTAAAACTTTGGGAAGTATTTGGTATGGAACATGAAGTTAGTCCAAAGGAAATGAACGTAGTTGTAGTGAAAGCTGGTACACGAAAGTATGGATTAGCTGTTGATACATTAATAGGGCAAGAAGATATTGTTATAAAATCGCTTGGAAAAATCTTCAGCGATGTTAAAATATTTAGTGGAGGAGCAACACTTGGTGATGGAAGCATAGCTTTAATCCTTGATGTTTCAAATATTGTTGAGTGA
- a CDS encoding TlyA family RNA methyltransferase codes for MEDKYIRLDQLLVLKGLVESRTKAQLLIQAGSVAVNNVVVTKPSKRFFYKDKIELIDGVKYVSRAGYKLEGFMKERKVDIFGKIACDIGSSTGGFVDYLLQNGIRKVYAVDVNTDQLHPKIAMDERVVKIEKNARLLTYDDIKDQLDIITVDVSFISLEKLLPALEKLCLEKTKLIALIKPQFETNKTRNGIVTNKKVHFEVLDKVLKSFAECNFYTEYLTFSKLPGSDGNIEFFALFSKKITEKNYTETDIIKIVDTAWEALR; via the coding sequence TTGGAAGATAAATATATCAGATTGGATCAACTTTTAGTCTTGAAAGGCCTTGTTGAGAGCCGTACAAAAGCGCAGTTGTTAATACAAGCAGGTTCTGTTGCCGTGAACAACGTAGTTGTCACCAAGCCTTCTAAGCGATTTTTTTACAAAGATAAAATTGAACTTATCGATGGTGTAAAGTACGTAAGTAGAGCGGGTTACAAACTTGAAGGATTCATGAAAGAGCGCAAAGTAGATATATTCGGAAAAATAGCTTGCGATATAGGAAGTTCCACAGGAGGTTTTGTTGATTACCTGCTCCAAAATGGTATAAGAAAAGTTTACGCAGTAGATGTAAATACTGATCAGTTGCACCCAAAGATTGCCATGGATGAAAGAGTGGTCAAGATAGAAAAAAATGCACGGTTACTAACGTATGATGATATAAAAGATCAGCTTGATATAATAACCGTTGATGTTTCCTTCATATCCTTGGAAAAACTATTACCGGCATTGGAAAAGTTGTGTTTAGAGAAAACCAAGTTAATAGCCCTTATAAAGCCACAATTTGAAACAAATAAAACAAGGAATGGTATCGTAACAAATAAAAAAGTGCATTTTGAAGTGCTTGATAAAGTTCTCAAATCTTTTGCTGAATGCAACTTTTATACGGAATATCTAACATTTTCCAAGTTGCCAGGCTCGGATGGTAATATTGAATTTTTTGCTTTATTCTCAAAAAAAATAACTGAAAAAAACTATACAGAAACTGATATAATAAAAATTGTGGACACAGCTTGGGAGGCACTTAGATGA
- the truA gene encoding tRNA pseudouridine(38-40) synthase TruA, whose product MKRVAIEFSYDGSEFFGYQIQNDVRTVQGELEKALERIFKVHIDTLAAGRTDTGVHANGQVAAFDCPNDKLTEVDIRNALNANLPSDIYVKRAWFTEPNFNPRHHAKRRIYHYYICNSKMKDLFLRKYVWWFPYHLDIQKMREAAKYLIGEHDFVAFSKKGEDKKTVRTINNIRIVQLRKGLILIRVEGISFLRGMVRNIVANLVRVGTNLWEPQTVQEVLESKDRSKSAGLAPAHGLFLYKVLFFQ is encoded by the coding sequence ATGAAAAGAGTTGCAATAGAATTTTCATACGACGGATCTGAATTTTTTGGATATCAGATACAAAACGATGTACGAACTGTACAGGGCGAACTCGAAAAGGCACTTGAACGTATATTTAAAGTGCACATTGATACGTTGGCAGCAGGCAGAACAGATACAGGTGTTCACGCGAATGGACAGGTAGCCGCCTTTGATTGTCCTAACGATAAGCTAACTGAAGTTGATATTCGCAACGCGTTGAATGCAAATTTACCTTCTGATATATACGTTAAAAGAGCTTGGTTTACAGAACCGAATTTTAACCCGAGGCATCATGCCAAACGCAGGATATATCATTATTACATTTGCAACTCGAAAATGAAAGATTTGTTTTTAAGGAAGTACGTATGGTGGTTCCCTTATCATCTTGATATACAAAAAATGCGCGAAGCTGCAAAATATTTAATAGGCGAACACGATTTTGTTGCATTTAGTAAGAAAGGAGAGGATAAAAAGACTGTAAGAACGATAAACAATATAAGAATTGTGCAATTGAGAAAAGGACTAATACTTATAAGGGTTGAAGGTATTTCTTTCCTTCGAGGTATGGTAAGAAATATAGTTGCAAATCTTGTACGTGTAGGCACAAATCTTTGGGAACCGCAAACTGTACAGGAGGTGTTAGAATCAAAAGACAGATCAAAATCAGCTGGTTTAGCACCTGCGCATGGATTGTTCTTGTACAAAGTTTTATTTTTTCAATGA